In Pseudosulfitobacter sp. DSM 107133, the DNA window CGCTTCAAGAAGTTCGGCATCCTCACCCAACATTCTGGCGACGTAATCGATAGTGCAAACATGGGTCACCGCAGCCATCAGGCGGCCTTTGATTGTGCAGTTGCCAGCGGCACCCAATTCCACGGCAGCAGTTCATCCAGCCGGTTGATCTTGTGATCGTGGATACGGTCGAAGATGTCAGCCAGATAGGCCAGCGGGTCAAGGCCGTTGAGCTTGGCCGTTTCGATGATGGTCATAGCGCGGGCCAAGGTTTCCGCACCGGTATCTGCCCCTGCAAATAACCAATTCTTACGTCCAATTCCAATCGGTCGCAGGGCACGTTCAGCAGGGTTGTTGTCGATGGCCACACGTCCATCGGTCAGAAATAGGCTGAAGGCCTCCTGTCGACTGAGGCCGTAGCGGAAGGCTTTGGCCAGGTCGCTTTTACCCGGGATGCGCAGAAGCTGTTGTTCGGACCAGACAAAGAAGGCCTCGACTTGTGGGCGGCTGAGCTTTTGACGCGTCGCATAACGGACGTCAGCGGGCTGACCGTTGATGTCTCGTTCAATATCGTAGAACTTGCCGATCCGGTCGAGTGCCTCGCGGGCGATCTCGGACTTGGTCGAGGCCCAAAAATCGTGGAAGTCTCGGCGCAGGTGAGCCCAACAGGCCGCCTCGCGTAAACGCCGCGTGCCATCGGGGTCAGGCTCATAGAGCTTGGCATAACCCTTGTAGCCGTCAGCCTGAAGGATGCCGCGGGCGTTGGCCAGATGGCCGAGAACATGCTCTTCCTTCCAGTCTGGCGCAAAGCGATAGACAGCACCCGGTGGCGATGCCCCCGCCCAAGGGCGTTGATCGCGCACATAGGCCCAGATCCGGCCTTGTTTAACCCCTTTGCCAAGCCCCTTGTCGCGCAAAGAGCGATCCAGCACCCGGATGGGTGTGTCGTCCGCATGCAGCAGGTCGCTGGCCATGATGTCAGCCTCGATCCGCTCGATCAGCGGCGACAGGGTTTTCATGGCGCGGCCACACCAGCCTACCAGCGTGCTTTCGGGAATGTCTGCCCCCATTCGCGCGAAGATCTCGTGTTGGCGATATAACGGAAGGTGGTCGTCAAACTTCGAGACCAGCACATGTGCGAGCAGGTTCGGCCCTGCCATGCTGCCCGGGATCGGACGGCTGGGGGCCGGTTCCTGCACCATCCGCTCACAACGGCGACAGGATTTCTTGATCCGGGCGATCTGGATCACCTTCATCTGGGCGGCGATCATGTCCAGCAATTCGCTGACATCCTCGCCTACCACGCGCAGGTCGCCGCCGCAGTCAGGGCAGCAGGTGCCGGGGTCCAGTTCACGACGCTCGCGCGGGGTCGTATCCGAAACCCGTGGTCGGCGGCGCAAAGCGGGCGCATCAGCAGTGTCTGGTGACGGTTCATCCTGCCCTTCGTCGATGGGGGCTTCATCGCCTTCAGCCACCGCGACCAATAAATCTTCCAGCGCCAGTTCCAACTGTTCGATCTCGCGCTCGATCTTTTCCGAGGATTTGCCAAAGGCCAGTTTCTGCAACTTGGCGATCCGCAGGCGAAGCGCCTGAACCAGCTGGTCATGAACCCGCAACGTAGCCGATATCTTGGCATTCTCCGCTTGCAAAGCCGCGATCATCGCCTTCAACACAGCGGGGTCATCGG includes these proteins:
- a CDS encoding IS66 family transposase — its product is MSKHAENLPDDPAVLKAMIAALQAENAKISATLRVHDQLVQALRLRIAKLQKLAFGKSSEKIEREIEQLELALEDLLVAVAEGDEAPIDEGQDEPSPDTADAPALRRRPRVSDTTPRERRELDPGTCCPDCGGDLRVVGEDVSELLDMIAAQMKVIQIARIKKSCRRCERMVQEPAPSRPIPGSMAGPNLLAHVLVSKFDDHLPLYRQHEIFARMGADIPESTLVGWCGRAMKTLSPLIERIEADIMASDLLHADDTPIRVLDRSLRDKGLGKGVKQGRIWAYVRDQRPWAGASPPGAVYRFAPDWKEEHVLGHLANARGILQADGYKGYAKLYEPDPDGTRRLREAACWAHLRRDFHDFWASTKSEIAREALDRIGKFYDIERDINGQPADVRYATRQKLSRPQVEAFFVWSEQQLLRIPGKSDLAKAFRYGLSRQEAFSLFLTDGRVAIDNNPAERALRPIGIGRKNWLFAGADTGAETLARAMTIIETAKLNGLDPLAYLADIFDRIHDHKINRLDELLPWNWVPLATAQSKAA